The Homalodisca vitripennis isolate AUS2020 unplaced genomic scaffold, UT_GWSS_2.1 ScUCBcl_5843;HRSCAF=12768, whole genome shotgun sequence genome includes a region encoding these proteins:
- the LOC124373534 gene encoding TLC domain-containing protein 5-like, producing the protein IIWTLHPDRITLNDSLSLKTNIIRCCPGERNTLLQDITLEISLGYFLYDLGWSLYHQTEPAIMILHHVVSVISIGTVLFTRTSGGEAVAGILSLEMTNPLLQMRWFLRTAGYNNTLAHTIVELLFVAMFLVMRLGLGSAITYCVVTSPKPRRDVKFCTLSLYLISLAFIFYIFQFIRRKYIGKKSND; encoded by the exons attatttggACTTTACATCCAGATAGAATTACACTTAATGACTCTCTATCACTAAAGACCAACATAATCAGGTGTTGTCCAGGTGAGAGAAATACCCTACTGCAAGACATAACACTGGAAATCAGTTTGGGGTACTTTCTGTATGACCTGGGCTGGAGCTTGTATCATCAGACAGAACCAGCCATCATGATCCTCCATCATGTTGTCAGCGTAATATCCATTGGGACGGTGCTTTTTACTCGGACTTCGGGTGGTGAGGCA GTAGCAGGGATATTGAGCCTGGAGATGACCAACCCTCTGCTGCAGATGCGCTGGTTCCTGCGTACTGCAGGCTACAACAACACTCTGGCACATACCATCGTGGAGCTCCTATTCGTGGCCATGTTCTTGGTTATGCGGCTTGGACTGGGGTCGGCTATAACGTATTGTGTCGTCACCAGCCCTAAGCCACGGCGCGATGTCAAATTTTGCACTCTCTCTCTCTACCTGATATCTCTCGCTTTCATTTTCTACATATTCCAGTTTATTAGAAGAAAATACATCGGTAAGAAGAGCAACGACTGA